The following are encoded in a window of Thunnus albacares chromosome 9, fThuAlb1.1, whole genome shotgun sequence genomic DNA:
- the nlgn1 gene encoding neuroligin-1 isoform X2: MVFIHGGSYMEGTGNMFDGSILASYGNVIVITVNYRLGVLGFLSTGDQAAKGNYGLLDQIQALRWTSENIAAFGGDPLRITVFGSGAGASCVNLLTLSHYSEGNRWSNSTKGLFQRAIAQSGTALSSWAVSFQPAKYARMLARKVGCNLEDTVELVVCLQKKHYKELVDQDIQPARYHIAFGPVIDGDVIPDDPQILMEQGEFLNYDIMLGVNQGEGLKFVELIVDNENGVQANDFDYAVSSFVDDLYGYPEGKDILRETIKFMYTDWADRHNPETRRKTLLALFTDHQWVAPAVATADLHSSFGSPTYFYAFYHHCQTEQVPPWADAAHGDEIPYVFGLPMIGPTELFPCNFSKNDVMLSAVVMTYWTNFAKTGDPNQPVPQDTKFIHTKPNRFEEVAWTRYNQKDQLYLHIGLKPRIKEHYRANKVNLWLELVPHLHSLNEVTQLIPTTTKIPPPEATNRTPKPKVLVTKRPNPTPFPTETQDSHNQPHLVDQRDYSTELSVTIAVGASLLFLNILAFAALYYKKDKRRHDVHRRCSPQRSAANDLAHTQEEEIMSLQMKKHSDLDRDCRGVGDSLHPHDVVLRTACPPDYTLAMRRSPDDIPLMTPNTITMIPSTMGGLTSLHSFNTFPSSGQNNTLPHPHPHSHSTTRV; the protein is encoded by the exons GTTTCCTGAGTACAGGTGACCAGGCAGCCAAAGGGAATTACGGTTTGCTGGACCAGATCCAGGCTCTGCGTTGGACCAGTGAGAACATTGCAGCCTTCGGCGGCGACCCGTTACGTATCACTGTTTTTGGCTCAGGCGCCGGAGCATCCTGTGTCAACCTGCTCACGCTGTCTCACTACTCTGAGGGAAACCGCTGGAGCAATTCCACCAAAG GCCTGTTCCAGCGGGCCATTGCCCAGAGTGGCACAGCTCTGTCCAGCTGGGCTGTCAGTTTCCAGCCAGCTAAATACGCTCGGATGTTGGCCCGCAAGGTGGGCTGTAACCTTGAGGACACTGTAGAACTCGTGGTGTGTCTTcagaaaaaacattacaaagagCTGGTGGATCAAGACATCCAGCCAGCCCGCTACCACATCGCCTTTGGACCTGTTATTGATGGCGATGTCATACCTGATGACCCTCAGATACTCATGGAGCAAG GTGAGTTCCTCAACTATGACATCATGCTGGGAGTGAACCAGGGCGAGGGCCTAAAGTTTGTGGAGCTGATCGTTGACAATGAAAATGGCGTCCAGGCTAATGATTTTGACTACGCCGTGTCCAGCTTTGTGGATGATCTCTATGGCTACCCAGAGGGTAAAGACATCCTCCGAGAGACTATCAAGTTCATGTACACTGACTGGGCTGACAGGCACAACCCAGAAACCCGCCGGAAGACACTGCTAGCCCTTTTCACCGATCACCAGTGGGTGGCACCAGCTGTTGCCACAGCTGACCTGCACTCCAGTTTTGGGTCACCTACATACTTCTATGCTTTCTACCACCACTGTCAGACAGAACAG GTGCCACCGTGGGCGGACGCAGCACATGGAGATGAGATCCCATATGTGTTTGGCCTGCCGATGATTGGACCAACGGAGCTGTTTCCCTGCAACTTCTCAAAGAATGACGTGATGCTTAGTGCCGTGGTCATGACCTATTGGACAAACTTCGCAAAAACAGG GGACCCAAACCAGCCAGTCCCCCAGGACACCAAGTTCATCCACACCAAACCCAATCGCTTTGAGGAAGTGGCATGGACACGTTACAATCAGAAAGACCAGCTTTACCTGCACATTGGCCTGAAGCCCCGCATTAAAGAACACTATCGTGCCAACAAG GTCAACTTGTGGTTGGAGCTGGTTCCTCATCTGCACAGCCTCAATGAAGTCACCCAGCTCATCCCTACTACCACCAAG ATCCCTCCACCAGAGGCTACCAACCGCACCCCAAAGCCTAAGGTTCTGGTGACCAAACGTCCCAACCCGACTCCGTTCCCCACTGAGACCCAAGACAGCCACAACCAGCCACACCTGGTGGACCAGCGTGACTACTCCACTGAGCTGTCGGTGACCATAGCTGTGGGAGCCTCCCTGCTCTTCCTCAACATTCTGGCCTTTGCTGCTCTTTACTACAAGAAGGACAAGCGCCGGCATGACGTCCACAGGCGCTGCAGCCCGCAGAGGAGCGCTGCCAACGACCTGGCCCACACTCAGGAGGAAGAGATCATGTCCTTGCAGATGAAGAAGCACTCGGACCTGGACCGGGACTGCAGGGGAGTGGGCGACTCCCTACACCCACACGACGTGGTGCTGAGGACTGCCTGCCCGCCGGACTACACTCTGGCCATGAGGCGCTCACCGGATGACATCCCGCTCATGACTCCAAACACCATAACCATGATCCCCAGCACCATGGGGGGGCTCACCTCGCTTCACTCTTTCAACACCTTCCCCAGCAGCGGGCAGAATAACACCCTGCCTCACCCGCACCCACACTCACACTCCACCACCCGGGTATAG